A section of the Streptomyces sp. CG1 genome encodes:
- a CDS encoding Gfo/Idh/MocA family protein yields the protein MGEPVKPLRIGIVGAGKISGAYLRTLERLTSVRLTAVTDLDQGRSEAVAHQAPAEHPVAVAPSVAALVARDDVDAVLNLTIPAAHADVALAALGAGKHVYGEKPLAANRKEADAVLAVAREAGRRVGCAPDTVLGTGTQTARKAVDDGLIGRPVAATAFMTSAGHEKWHPDPEFYYRPGGGPLLDMGPYYLSALVHLLGPVVRVTGASSRPRAERTIGSGPRAGHTFPVEVDTHITGVLEHAGGALSTLVMSFDIRAARLPRIEVHGTDASLSVPDPNGFDGPVEIHRGDGWDTLPVSAGHRDAGRGVGLADLAEALSAGRPHRASAELAAHVLDIMLTLLDAAGQGRALPVSSTCERPAPVGGPPAGRGEAR from the coding sequence GTGGGCGAGCCGGTGAAACCTCTGCGCATCGGCATCGTGGGCGCGGGGAAGATCAGCGGCGCCTACCTCCGGACGCTGGAGCGGCTGACGTCCGTACGGCTGACCGCCGTCACCGACCTCGACCAGGGCCGCTCGGAAGCGGTCGCGCATCAGGCGCCGGCCGAGCACCCGGTGGCCGTGGCCCCGTCCGTGGCCGCCCTCGTGGCCAGGGACGACGTGGACGCCGTACTCAACCTCACCATTCCGGCCGCGCACGCGGACGTCGCCCTCGCGGCGCTCGGCGCGGGCAAGCACGTATACGGCGAGAAGCCGCTCGCGGCGAACCGGAAGGAGGCCGACGCCGTTCTGGCGGTCGCACGCGAGGCGGGACGGCGGGTCGGCTGCGCGCCCGACACCGTCCTCGGTACGGGAACTCAGACTGCCCGTAAGGCAGTTGACGACGGTCTGATCGGCCGGCCGGTCGCGGCGACCGCCTTCATGACCAGCGCGGGTCACGAGAAGTGGCACCCGGACCCGGAGTTCTACTACCGGCCGGGCGGCGGCCCGCTGCTCGACATGGGCCCGTACTACCTCTCGGCCCTGGTCCATCTGCTGGGCCCGGTGGTCCGGGTGACCGGCGCCTCCTCCCGACCGCGCGCGGAACGCACGATCGGCAGCGGACCCCGCGCCGGACACACCTTCCCCGTGGAAGTGGACACCCACATCACCGGCGTCCTGGAGCACGCCGGCGGAGCCCTGTCCACCCTGGTCATGAGCTTCGACATCCGCGCCGCACGGCTGCCGCGCATCGAGGTGCACGGCACCGACGCCTCGCTGTCCGTGCCCGACCCCAACGGCTTCGACGGCCCGGTCGAGATCCACCGCGGTGACGGCTGGGACACGCTGCCCGTGTCCGCCGGCCACAGGGACGCGGGGCGGGGCGTGGGCCTCGCCGATCTGGCCGAGGCCCTGTCGGCCGGGCGCCCGCATCGCGCCTCTGCCGAACTCGCCGCGCACGTCCTGGACATCATGCTCACGCTCCTGGACGCGGCCGGCCAGGGACGCGCGCTGCCGGTGAGCAGCACCTGCGAGCGTCCCGCCCCGGTGGGCGGCCCGCCCGCCGGGCGCGGCGAAGCTCGCTGA
- a CDS encoding ThuA domain-containing protein: MGACTTLTTDTRRALVVRGGWDGHQPVTISDGFVPFLKEHGFTVESSEDLVVYEDMERLAATDLIVQCWTMGTITREQSENLAAAVRAGTGLAGWHGGIVDSFHDHGYHLLTGGKFVMHPPGFHDHTVHLRPERADHPVIAGLDDFAVHTEQYWVLTDPHTDVLATTIFPPDELRDRPAAMPAVWTRNWGAGRVFVSTIGHKPDDFDVPEVRTLTERGLLWASR, translated from the coding sequence ATGGGAGCGTGCACCACCTTGACCACTGACACCCGGCGGGCGCTGGTCGTCCGCGGCGGTTGGGACGGGCATCAGCCTGTGACGATCAGCGACGGATTCGTCCCGTTCCTCAAGGAGCACGGATTCACCGTCGAGAGCTCCGAGGACCTCGTGGTGTACGAGGACATGGAGCGCCTGGCCGCCACCGACCTGATCGTGCAGTGCTGGACCATGGGGACCATCACCCGGGAGCAGAGCGAGAATCTCGCCGCCGCGGTGCGCGCGGGCACCGGGCTGGCAGGCTGGCACGGCGGCATCGTCGACTCCTTCCACGACCACGGCTACCACCTGCTGACCGGCGGCAAGTTCGTGATGCACCCACCGGGCTTCCACGACCACACCGTGCACCTGCGGCCCGAGCGCGCCGACCACCCCGTCATCGCGGGGCTCGACGACTTCGCCGTACACACCGAGCAGTACTGGGTGCTCACCGACCCGCACACCGACGTGCTGGCCACCACCATCTTCCCGCCCGACGAACTGCGCGACCGGCCCGCCGCGATGCCCGCCGTGTGGACCAGGAACTGGGGCGCGGGCCGGGTGTTCGTCTCGACCATCGGGCACAAGCCCGACGACTTCGACGTGCCGGAGGTCCGTACGCTGACCGAAAGGGGACTGCTGTGGGCGAGCCGGTGA
- a CDS encoding rhodanese-like domain-containing protein — translation MTTTPRALDTGQARARLSELTVIDVRTPGEYASGHLPGALNIPLGRIRRAVPEIRHAAGRGEVLVVCASGARSENACRLLAEHGIPAITLVGGTAAWAAGGHDLRRPAAGGSRAGWSMERQVRFTAGTVVFLGLLLGLLVHPAFQLLSAGIAGGLVFSALTDTCGMAVLLGKLPHNRPRPADLATTLATLRRG, via the coding sequence ATGACCACCACCCCTCGCGCCCTCGACACCGGCCAGGCCCGCGCCCGGCTGTCCGAACTCACCGTCATCGACGTGCGCACTCCCGGCGAGTACGCCTCCGGCCACCTGCCCGGAGCCCTCAACATCCCCCTGGGCCGGATCCGTCGCGCGGTGCCCGAGATACGGCACGCCGCCGGACGCGGCGAGGTCCTCGTGGTGTGTGCTTCGGGCGCACGCTCGGAGAACGCCTGCAGACTCCTTGCCGAGCACGGCATCCCGGCCATCACCCTCGTCGGCGGGACCGCCGCGTGGGCCGCCGGGGGACACGACCTGCGGCGGCCCGCCGCAGGTGGGTCCCGGGCCGGCTGGAGCATGGAACGGCAGGTCCGCTTCACCGCCGGTACGGTCGTATTCCTGGGCCTGCTCCTCGGTCTCCTCGTGCACCCGGCTTTCCAGCTCCTCTCGGCCGGTATCGCGGGCGGCCTCGTCTTCTCCGCGCTCACCGACACCTGCGGCATGGCCGTCCTGCTGGGCAAGCTGCCCCACAACCGGCCGCGTCCGGCCGACCTCGCCACGACGCTCGCCACCCTGCGCCGCGGCTGA
- a CDS encoding metal-sensitive transcriptional regulator, whose protein sequence is MELELEGASLRAVLNRLRRAQGQISGVIRMIEEGRDCEDVVTQLAAASRALDRAGFAIIATGLQQCVADIESGRRNGEDTEAMRARLEKLFLSLA, encoded by the coding sequence GTGGAACTGGAGCTTGAGGGCGCGTCTCTGCGGGCCGTGCTGAACCGGTTGCGGCGGGCGCAGGGCCAGATCTCCGGCGTGATCCGGATGATCGAGGAGGGGCGGGACTGTGAGGACGTCGTCACACAGCTGGCCGCCGCCTCGCGGGCGCTCGACCGAGCCGGCTTCGCGATCATCGCCACCGGCCTGCAGCAGTGCGTGGCCGACATCGAATCGGGCCGCAGGAACGGCGAGGACACGGAGGCGATGCGCGCGCGACTGGAGAAGCTGTTCCTGTCGCTGGCATAG